The Crocosphaera subtropica ATCC 51142 genome includes a window with the following:
- a CDS encoding NAD(P)H-quinone oxidoreductase subunit 4 yields MILTSFPWLTAIILLPLLASLLIPVLPVKEGKQVRWYALGVAIADFVLMCYVFSQHYDPSNSSFQLVETYQWLPTLGLSWTVSVDGISMPLVLLAGLVTTLAMFSAWQLDHKPRLFYTLMLMLYAAQIGVFVAQDVLLLFIMWELELVPVYLLISIWGGQKRQYAAMKFLLYTAAASIFILVAALAMALYGGDNLTFDLVQLGLKDYPLGLELLLYAGLLIAFGVKLAVFPLHTWLPDAHGEASAPVSMILAGVLLKMGGYGLIRLNMGLLSDAHIYFAPILATLGVVNIVYGALTSFGQTNMKRRLAYSSVSHMGFVLLGIASFTDLGMSGAMLQMLSHGLIAALLFFLAGVTYDRTHTLALNDMGDIGEKMPKVFALFTAGAMASLALPGMSGFASEIAVFLGFSNSDIYSSSFRTVTVFLSAVGVILTPIYLLSMLRQLFYGTGKIPVCVVGDTVRQKDYQDNQESMCFGTNCVLPEDADYSDGKPREIFIALSFLVLIIAIGLYPKLATQLYDVKTVALNTQVRQSYTQISQKNPQIYAKGFLSPKVRTSEESSVLATIKQ; encoded by the coding sequence ATGATATTAACTTCATTTCCTTGGTTAACTGCGATCATCCTCCTGCCTCTGTTGGCTTCTTTGCTGATCCCTGTACTCCCGGTGAAAGAGGGTAAACAAGTGCGGTGGTATGCCCTAGGAGTAGCAATCGCCGATTTTGTTTTGATGTGTTACGTTTTCAGCCAGCATTATGATCCGAGTAACTCTAGTTTCCAGCTAGTCGAAACCTATCAATGGTTGCCCACGCTAGGACTGAGTTGGACTGTCTCTGTTGATGGCATTTCTATGCCCCTTGTTCTTTTAGCTGGACTGGTGACTACTCTGGCTATGTTTTCCGCTTGGCAATTGGATCACAAACCTCGTCTCTTTTATACTCTGATGCTGATGTTATACGCAGCGCAAATTGGGGTTTTTGTGGCTCAAGATGTCCTCTTGCTGTTCATTATGTGGGAATTGGAACTGGTTCCAGTCTATCTCCTAATCTCCATTTGGGGAGGACAAAAACGACAGTACGCAGCCATGAAGTTTTTATTATATACGGCTGCTGCGTCCATCTTCATCTTAGTGGCAGCCCTAGCTATGGCATTGTACGGAGGCGATAATCTAACCTTCGACTTAGTACAACTGGGATTAAAAGATTATCCCCTGGGACTTGAATTACTCCTTTATGCAGGATTATTAATCGCTTTTGGCGTAAAATTAGCCGTTTTTCCCCTTCATACCTGGTTACCGGATGCTCACGGAGAAGCCTCGGCTCCTGTGTCGATGATTTTAGCAGGGGTACTCTTGAAAATGGGAGGTTACGGATTAATTCGTCTCAATATGGGACTATTATCCGATGCTCATATTTATTTTGCTCCGATTTTAGCCACATTAGGAGTCGTGAATATTGTCTATGGGGCTTTGACTTCCTTTGGACAGACCAATATGAAACGTCGCTTAGCCTATTCTTCTGTGTCTCACATGGGCTTTGTTCTGTTGGGAATTGCTTCTTTTACCGATTTAGGGATGAGTGGTGCTATGTTGCAAATGCTCTCTCATGGTTTAATTGCTGCCCTACTGTTCTTTTTAGCTGGTGTCACTTACGATCGCACCCACACCCTCGCTTTGAACGATATGGGGGATATTGGGGAAAAAATGCCCAAAGTATTCGCTCTATTTACCGCCGGTGCCATGGCTTCTTTAGCCCTCCCTGGGATGAGTGGCTTTGCCAGCGAAATTGCCGTTTTTCTCGGTTTTAGTAATAGCGACATCTATAGTTCTTCGTTTCGGACAGTTACCGTCTTTTTATCAGCAGTAGGAGTGATTCTCACCCCCATTTATTTGCTGTCGATGCTACGACAGTTATTTTATGGCACCGGCAAAATTCCTGTCTGTGTTGTCGGAGATACCGTACGACAAAAAGATTATCAAGACAACCAGGAATCGATGTGTTTTGGAACCAACTGTGTGTTACCAGAAGACGCTGACTATAGCGATGGCAAACCAAGAGAAATTTTTATTGCCCTGTCTTTTCTAGTGTTGATTATCGCCATTGGTCTTTACCCTAAGTTAGCCACACAGTTATATGACGTTAAGACGGTCGCCTTAAATACACAAGTTCGTCAATCTTACACCCAAATCTCGCAGAAGAATCCTCAAATTTATGCAAAAGGATTTCTCTCTCCTAAAGTTAGGACTTCTGAGGAATCTTCTGTTTTGGCAACTATCAAACAATAA
- a CDS encoding NAD(P)H-quinone oxidoreductase subunit F, which translates to MNDFLLHSSWLIPFYGLIGALLTLPWSLGIIKRTGPRPAAYINLLMTLLSFIHGSIAFSLIWQGKTQQLVFQWLSVADLDLFLSVELSPVSLGALELITGISLLSQIYALGYMEKDWSLARFFGLMGVFEAALGGIALSDSLLLSYGLLEILTLSTYLLVGFWYAQPLVVTAARDAFLTKRVGDIILLMGLVALSSYGEGLTFSQLENWALTDPVPPLTATLLGLSLIAGPTGKCAQFPLNLWLDEAMEGPNPAGIMRNSIVVSAGAYVLIKLQPVFTLSPIASDVLIVLGTVTAIGASLIAMAQIDIKRALCHSTSAYLGLVFIAVGLGHVDIAFLLVFSHAIAKALLFMSAGSAILTTSDQNITEMGGLWSRMPATTTAFVVGSAGMVALLPMGMFWTWAKWFDGSWNVSLWLLAILVFVNALCAFNLTRIFRSVFLGTPQKKTRRAPEVPWPMAFPMVTLTIFTLIAPLAPIRWPLWLSQVTPVANNDLLVVQWAIPLLIISGLLGCLVGVFRPIRRSWERLANLYLRILQDLFAYDFYLDKVYQFTVVAAVANISRLAAWFDRYVVDGAVNLVSLATIFSGNALKYNVSGQSQFYILTIFIGVSFLLWLMLSGQWSAITEFWSDFLS; encoded by the coding sequence ATGAATGATTTTTTATTACACAGTAGTTGGTTAATTCCGTTTTACGGTTTAATTGGTGCATTATTAACGTTACCTTGGTCTTTAGGCATTATTAAGCGGACTGGGCCTCGGCCAGCAGCCTATATAAACCTGTTGATGACCCTCTTATCCTTTATTCATGGGTCGATTGCCTTTAGTTTAATTTGGCAAGGAAAAACACAACAATTGGTATTTCAATGGCTGAGCGTAGCTGATTTAGATTTATTCTTATCAGTGGAGTTATCTCCTGTGAGTTTAGGGGCTTTAGAGTTAATTACAGGGATTAGTCTTTTGTCCCAAATTTATGCTTTAGGCTATATGGAAAAAGATTGGTCTTTAGCTCGCTTTTTTGGCTTAATGGGGGTGTTTGAAGCAGCATTAGGGGGAATTGCTCTGAGTGACTCGTTACTCCTTAGTTATGGACTGCTAGAAATTTTAACCCTGTCGACTTATCTCTTGGTGGGGTTCTGGTATGCTCAACCTTTGGTAGTTACAGCGGCCAGGGACGCATTTTTAACGAAACGGGTAGGAGATATTATTTTACTAATGGGGTTAGTGGCTTTATCGAGTTACGGAGAAGGATTAACTTTCTCACAGTTGGAAAATTGGGCATTAACTGACCCAGTACCGCCTTTAACCGCTACATTGTTAGGATTATCCCTCATTGCTGGTCCGACGGGTAAATGCGCCCAGTTTCCTTTAAATTTATGGTTAGATGAGGCCATGGAAGGACCCAACCCGGCGGGAATTATGCGAAACTCTATTGTGGTTTCTGCCGGAGCTTATGTATTAATTAAGTTACAACCGGTATTTACGTTATCGCCGATCGCATCTGATGTGTTGATTGTTTTAGGGACGGTAACAGCCATTGGTGCATCTTTGATCGCTATGGCCCAAATAGATATTAAACGGGCGTTGTGCCATTCTACCAGTGCTTATTTGGGATTAGTGTTTATTGCAGTGGGGTTGGGCCATGTGGATATTGCCTTTTTGTTGGTGTTTAGCCATGCGATCGCCAAAGCTCTATTATTCATGAGTGCAGGTTCAGCTATTTTAACCACCAGTGACCAAAATATCACAGAAATGGGTGGATTATGGTCAAGAATGCCCGCTACCACCACGGCCTTTGTGGTTGGTTCGGCTGGAATGGTGGCATTGTTGCCGATGGGAATGTTTTGGACTTGGGCAAAATGGTTTGATGGCTCTTGGAATGTGTCGCTATGGTTATTAGCTATTTTGGTGTTTGTTAATGCGCTGTGTGCCTTCAACTTAACCCGTATTTTTCGGTCTGTTTTTTTAGGTACGCCTCAGAAGAAAACCCGTCGCGCACCAGAAGTTCCCTGGCCGATGGCTTTTCCGATGGTAACATTAACCATTTTCACCTTAATTGCACCTTTAGCTCCCATTCGTTGGCCGTTGTGGTTATCTCAAGTGACTCCTGTAGCCAATAATGATTTGTTGGTGGTTCAATGGGCAATTCCTTTACTGATTATATCGGGTTTGTTGGGCTGTTTAGTGGGGGTTTTTCGTCCTATTCGTCGTTCTTGGGAACGATTGGCTAATTTATATTTACGCATCTTGCAAGATTTATTTGCTTATGACTTTTACTTAGACAAAGTTTATCAATTTACCGTGGTGGCTGCGGTAGCCAATATTTCTCGTTTAGCTGCTTGGTTTGATCGCTATGTTGTCGATGGTGCAGTTAACTTAGTCAGTTTAGCAACAATTTTTAGTGGTAATGCTTTGAAATACAATGTATCGGGTCAATCTCAATTTTATATACTGACAATTTTTATTGGGGTTAGCTTCTTACTATGGCTTATGTTGAGTGGTCAATGGTCAGCAATTACTGAGTTTTGGTCAGATTTCTTGAGTTAA
- a CDS encoding SulP family inorganic anion transporter, whose amino-acid sequence MQITNRIHFRNIRGDIFGGVTAAVIALPMALAFGVASGAGPAAGLWGAVLIGFFAALFGGTPTLISEPTGPMTVVMTAIVTKMTAADPEQGLYMAFTVVMLAGVFQIILGSLKLGKYITLMPYTVISGFMSGIGLILIVLQFGPLLGTENPKGGVIAALNNAPNVIGSLSSHTGEAILGVLAVAVLFLMPSRLKKVVPPQLVALIGCTLVSMFVFSGQNIKTIPEFSTGLPSLVIPTFTLAQTQTMIVNALVLGMLGCIDALLTAVIADSLTQTQHNSNKELIGQGIGNLISGLCGGLPGAGATMGTVVNIQSGGRTALSGLSRALILLVVVLWAAPLTQNIPLAVLAGIAFKVGIDIIDWKFLKRAHKLSWKAAAIMYGVMLLTVFYDLITAVGLGVFVANILTIEKLADIQADRVKAIDHPEDDTLATQEAKHLMKEANGRIILLDLAGPMSFGAAKAITQRQAILDNYKMLVIDLTNVPLLGVTATLALEKTIDDAYGKGLEVFIVGGEGKIKERLQKFNILDRVPHQNRVKTRVAALQLAVASLNGYTIEQIQNEMGINGSHFPEDDTNPSNGIAYSDRYSK is encoded by the coding sequence ATGCAAATAACAAATCGTATTCATTTTAGAAATATTAGGGGTGATATATTTGGCGGGGTAACCGCAGCCGTGATCGCCCTTCCCATGGCCTTAGCCTTCGGGGTTGCCTCTGGTGCTGGTCCGGCTGCGGGTTTGTGGGGTGCTGTCTTAATCGGATTTTTCGCTGCTTTATTTGGAGGGACACCCACCCTGATCTCCGAACCCACTGGTCCGATGACAGTCGTTATGACAGCTATTGTCACCAAAATGACGGCCGCTGACCCAGAACAGGGTTTATACATGGCGTTTACCGTTGTCATGTTAGCAGGGGTCTTTCAAATTATTCTCGGCTCTCTGAAACTGGGTAAATATATCACCCTGATGCCCTATACGGTAATTTCTGGCTTTATGTCGGGTATTGGACTCATTTTAATTGTGTTGCAATTTGGTCCATTATTGGGAACGGAAAACCCCAAGGGGGGTGTGATTGCAGCCCTGAACAATGCGCCTAACGTTATTGGGAGTTTAAGTTCTCATACCGGGGAAGCTATTTTAGGGGTGTTAGCAGTAGCCGTGTTATTCTTGATGCCCTCAAGACTCAAGAAAGTTGTTCCGCCCCAGTTAGTTGCGTTAATTGGCTGTACCTTAGTTTCGATGTTTGTCTTCTCAGGACAAAACATTAAAACCATCCCTGAGTTTAGTACAGGACTTCCTTCGTTGGTTATACCGACCTTTACCCTAGCACAAACCCAGACCATGATTGTCAATGCTTTAGTGTTAGGAATGTTAGGTTGTATTGACGCATTATTAACGGCGGTTATCGCTGACAGTTTAACCCAAACGCAACACAACTCCAATAAAGAATTAATTGGTCAAGGAATTGGTAACTTAATTTCTGGTTTATGCGGTGGTTTACCCGGTGCAGGTGCAACTATGGGAACCGTTGTGAACATTCAAAGCGGGGGACGCACTGCTTTATCTGGTTTATCTCGTGCTTTAATCTTATTGGTGGTGGTACTCTGGGCTGCCCCTTTAACTCAAAATATTCCCCTAGCGGTGTTAGCGGGTATTGCCTTTAAAGTAGGTATCGATATCATTGATTGGAAATTCCTCAAGCGCGCTCATAAGCTGTCTTGGAAAGCAGCAGCCATCATGTATGGGGTAATGTTGCTCACTGTCTTCTATGACTTAATTACTGCCGTTGGTTTAGGGGTATTCGTTGCTAACATCTTAACCATTGAAAAGTTAGCGGATATTCAAGCCGATCGCGTTAAAGCCATTGATCACCCTGAAGATGATACCTTAGCTACCCAAGAAGCCAAGCATTTGATGAAAGAAGCCAATGGTCGCATCATATTATTAGACTTAGCTGGTCCGATGAGTTTCGGTGCGGCTAAAGCCATTACCCAACGTCAAGCTATCTTAGATAACTATAAGATGTTGGTGATTGACCTAACCAATGTACCTTTACTCGGTGTCACCGCCACCTTAGCTTTAGAAAAGACTATTGATGATGCTTATGGGAAAGGTTTAGAAGTGTTCATCGTTGGTGGCGAAGGCAAAATCAAAGAAAGACTACAAAAATTCAATATTTTGGACCGGGTTCCTCACCAAAACCGAGTTAAAACCCGTGTTGCTGCCCTACAGTTAGCAGTTGCCAGTCTCAATGGATATACCATCGAGCAAATTCAAAACGAGATGGGAATCAATGGTTCTCATTTCCCTGAAGATGATACCAACCCAAGTAATGGCATTGCCTATAGCGATCGCTATTCCAAATAG
- a CDS encoding NADH-quinone oxidoreductase subunit M has translation MLTALIVIPLIGAVLIASLPSKQNDSLYRTLALVITSLLLVLTIVIGFQFDLKNPNIQFTEFIPWITDIGLNYHLGVDGLSLPLVVLNSLLTLIAIYASEKTIERSRFYYPLILILNSGVSGAFLAQDILLFFLFYELEIIPLYFLIAIWGGSKRGYAAMKFLLYTAISGFLVLASFLGLVWLSGASTFDYEPLRSHTLPLSTQLLLLAPLLIGLAIKIPIFPFHTWLPDAHVEASTPVSVLLAGVLLKLGTYGLLRFGVGLFLDAWVYIAPWLATLAAISALYGASCAIVQKDMKKVVAYSSIAHMAYILLAAAASTRLSVTAATFQMVSHGLISAMLFLLVGVVYKKTGSRDVDFLRGLLNPQRGLPITGSLIILGVMASAGIPGMVGFIAEFLVFRGSFPIFPVQTLLCLVGSGLTAVYFLLMVNRVFFGRLTPELSQIPRVLWSERLPAFVLALLIVILGIQPSWMVRWSEPQAGLLLTGQSQLEATGNRKQANVNVDGLDIS, from the coding sequence ATGCTTACTGCTTTAATTGTTATCCCCCTAATAGGAGCCGTTTTAATAGCGAGTTTACCGAGTAAACAAAACGATAGTCTGTATCGAACTTTAGCTCTTGTTATCACAAGTCTTTTATTAGTTTTAACCATAGTTATTGGATTCCAATTTGATCTTAAAAATCCCAATATTCAGTTTACTGAGTTTATTCCTTGGATTACAGACATCGGTTTAAACTATCATTTAGGGGTTGATGGCTTATCTTTACCCTTAGTTGTTTTGAATAGTTTATTAACCTTAATTGCTATTTATGCCAGTGAGAAAACTATCGAACGTTCTCGGTTTTATTACCCCCTTATTTTAATCTTAAATAGTGGGGTATCAGGGGCATTTTTAGCACAAGATATTCTCTTGTTTTTTCTTTTCTACGAATTAGAAATTATCCCTCTTTATTTCCTTATTGCCATTTGGGGGGGGAGCAAACGGGGTTATGCTGCCATGAAATTCTTGTTATACACCGCTATTTCAGGATTTTTGGTTTTAGCGTCGTTTTTGGGTTTAGTTTGGCTCTCAGGGGCATCTACGTTTGACTATGAGCCATTACGCTCCCATACCCTACCCCTCTCAACTCAGTTATTATTACTGGCCCCTTTACTCATTGGGTTAGCCATCAAAATACCCATTTTTCCCTTCCATACTTGGCTACCGGATGCTCATGTGGAAGCGTCTACCCCTGTGTCTGTATTATTAGCAGGGGTATTGTTAAAGTTGGGAACTTATGGACTGTTGCGCTTTGGTGTGGGTTTATTTTTGGATGCTTGGGTTTATATAGCCCCTTGGTTAGCTACGTTAGCAGCCATTAGCGCATTATATGGGGCTTCCTGTGCTATTGTGCAGAAGGATATGAAGAAGGTGGTGGCTTATTCTTCTATTGCTCACATGGCTTATATTTTATTAGCTGCTGCTGCAAGTACCCGTTTGAGTGTCACCGCAGCAACGTTTCAAATGGTTAGTCATGGTTTAATTTCTGCCATGTTATTCCTGTTGGTTGGGGTGGTTTATAAGAAGACAGGAAGCCGAGATGTGGACTTTTTACGGGGTTTATTGAACCCTCAGCGGGGACTACCCATTACAGGAAGTTTAATCATTTTAGGGGTAATGGCTAGTGCTGGTATTCCTGGAATGGTAGGTTTTATTGCTGAATTTTTAGTATTTCGGGGCAGTTTCCCCATTTTTCCTGTACAAACCTTACTCTGTTTAGTAGGGAGTGGTTTGACGGCGGTTTATTTCTTATTAATGGTTAACCGTGTCTTCTTTGGTCGTTTAACTCCAGAATTGTCCCAAATACCAAGGGTTTTGTGGTCTGAGCGTCTTCCTGCGTTTGTTTTAGCCCTTTTAATCGTTATTCTAGGTATTCAACCCAGTTGGATGGTGCGTTGGAGTGAACCCCAAGCCGGTTTATTGTTAACGGGACAGTCTCAACTAGAAGCAACTGGCAACAGGAAACAGGCCAATGTTAATGTAGACGGGTTGGATATCTCTTAA